A portion of the Musa acuminata AAA Group cultivar baxijiao chromosome BXJ1-1, Cavendish_Baxijiao_AAA, whole genome shotgun sequence genome contains these proteins:
- the LOC135675913 gene encoding uncharacterized protein LOC135675913, giving the protein MAYVDHAFSISDEDVMMGDSSRAIQNRPPVKEIAFAVSLLVFGSLAIVIGSVMAANRVGGDRAHGVFFAILGSVLFLPGFYYTRIAYYAYKGYKGFYFDNIPSV; this is encoded by the exons ATGGCGTACGTCGACCACGCCTTCTCCATCTCCGACGAGGACGTCATGATGGGCGACTCCAGCCGCGCCATCCAGAACCGCCCCCCCGTCAAGGAGATCGCCTTCGCCGTTTCCCTCCTCGTCTTCGGCTCCCTGGCCATCGTCATCGGTTCCGTCATGGCTGCCAACCGCGTCGGCGGCGATCGCGCCCACG GGGTTTTCTTTGCGATATTGGGGTCGGTGTTGTTCCTGCCGGGGTTTTACTACACGAGGATAGCTTATTATGCATACAAGGGTTACAAAGGCTTCTACTTCGACAATATTCCCTCTGTCTAA